Proteins encoded in a region of the Cupriavidus pauculus genome:
- a CDS encoding isochorismatase family protein, with amino-acid sequence MTYERFTPDNAAVLLVDHQTGLCNGIQDQSLTEFNSAVTALAKLAKTFALPTIVTTSAADGPNGPVLPIITELLPEAPVIHRPGEINAWDNREFVAAVEKTGRKKLIIAGVSTEVCLAFVAMSAVKAGYDAYAVIDASGTWSKLVQEVAIARMAQAGVVPVTWVAVAAELQADWRNPVSKQMEGVMGAHLPFHANVVATFEAASKRS; translated from the coding sequence ATGACCTATGAACGATTCACTCCCGATAACGCCGCCGTCCTGCTGGTCGACCATCAGACGGGCCTGTGCAATGGCATCCAGGATCAAAGCCTCACCGAATTCAATTCGGCAGTCACCGCGCTGGCCAAGCTCGCAAAGACCTTCGCGTTGCCCACCATCGTCACGACGAGCGCCGCGGATGGCCCCAACGGCCCGGTGCTTCCGATCATCACGGAACTCTTGCCGGAGGCGCCCGTGATCCATCGTCCGGGCGAGATCAACGCGTGGGACAACCGAGAGTTCGTCGCGGCGGTCGAAAAGACGGGCCGAAAGAAACTGATCATTGCCGGCGTCTCCACCGAGGTTTGCCTGGCCTTCGTTGCCATGTCCGCCGTCAAGGCAGGCTACGACGCCTACGCCGTCATCGATGCCTCGGGCACCTGGAGCAAGCTCGTACAGGAAGTGGCCATCGCCCGCATGGCTCAGGCTGGCGTCGTACCTGTTACCTGGGTTGCGGTGGCAGCCGAATTGCAGGCCGACTGGCGCAATCCTGTGAGCAAGCAGATGGAAGGCGTCATGGGCGCGCACCTGCCCTTCCACGCGAACGTCGTCGCGACCTTTGAAGCCGCATCGAAGCGCAGCT